The Haematobia irritans isolate KBUSLIRL chromosome 1, ASM5000362v1, whole genome shotgun sequence DNA segment ATTCCGATAAGGCATAATGACGACCCATAATTGAACTATCGCGAACTTGTCGAAGATCAGCTTCAAATGCCAATTGATATTTCCATTGGGTAGTTAATGTATAATTGGAAATATGGGAGACTTGATCCAAATAGGGTTTCAAATAAGCTGCAATGGCGAAGAAGTATTTTtgagaaatatgaaaaatacttttttgaaattaaacacCTACTCTCTACTGCCATTTGTACATGCCATTTGGCATCCATTATGTCTGGTCTAGGATTGAGAACTGAAACTGTAACATCGTATTCTGCTTGTGGAGCTTCCGTTTTAACTGCATCTCTTTGTTCTTTAGCCATAATTTGTTTTATGCGATGTGTTTGtagaatatatgtatttaagacttgtttcattttattggaagctaaaataaaatatggattATTATAAAAAGTATCATATGACAATAGCCCCACTGTTTCgatattggcaaaatgttcaTTTAGTgatattttcttaataaaaaagttattataattaaaaaggtACAAACTTAAAATAtagcaaaaacaaacccagcgtaGGAAATCATAAATAttacatattatatttttgtagtaataaatatttgttaatatatcaatttaatttatCCATTGTTACTTAGTAGTTGTTCACACTTTTTCTAAgtcattaaaatagtttttttaatagatgtatctttacttattttttatattttttgttttacttagcTAGAATTTATTACtgtccttttttatttttatattggttAAATATTTATGGTATATATGTAAAGTAGTTTTGTAGTATTTTTTGTAACCATCTATGGGCCTATGGGCTTGGTTATTttcacaataaatataaaataaaataaataaaccttaaatttggcaaaacaggtttctttaatgagaagttaaaatttaaatttaaataatttttgcgaTTACAAATATCGGTATATGGGAGATTGTAAAACTTACAGGTATCACTTCGTATTAATGCCGTTCTCTCGTTTGTCATTAAAACTTCTTCTTGTAATTTGGGCCATTCAATAAATGCAAAATCTCCCTCCTTCAATTGACCATCCTTCAATAATAGGGCCTCCAATGCTGCAGGCGTCTTTATATTATGGGATTTTTCAGAAGTTGATTTATGCAAGAATTCCAAATTCCACATATCTACACAAATAAATACCCTCCATATTGGAATGGaacatttgaaaatattatcaTTTAACTCACCACTGTTCGAGTACTCTTCCCTTAACTCATTAATAAGTAATGATGCTCTTTCATTTCTTACATTAAATATAccaattctaattttaatttttaatggtttaTCGCTTAGTTCCATGATATCCGATGAAGGTAGGTTTACTCTATAAGATCGAGAATCGAAAAAGTTATATACATGACTAGTAATACATATTTGAAACATTCCAAAATTACCTATAAACTTCTGTAGATTTCCACCACATAGGTACACCAATAATAATTACGACCGTCATAAATGCTATAGTTGCATATAAACGAAACTTatctgaaataaatttaaaacaatgatAAACAATAATGAATTTAATACacatacaaatttaattatattcaaattaaaGATTTGTTCACAGAACCTGcaagcacagaaaaaaatatcacaaaatttttttcaattaatattttaattgaatttaaaaaacgattctattaaaaatttaacgaagtttttaattgaaacaaaaatcaatcaaaaaaaattaattgtatcaattaattttttaattggaacaattaattttttaattgactggcgATACTAtctatactatcatttctgtgagtgaaaacatttcaattaaaaattaattatataatttcgtgattgatggcaaacatgtttttttttggggtgtacaAACATCTTTTCCGACAtatttgtgtaataaaacaaattcaatTATATATGAgtcttttattcaaaaattgtatGGTCTCTTTTGACAACATGTGTGCTAGATTTGTATCTTAACAAATTACttcactatttaaaaaaaaaaaatatatatattataaaaaactttagtttgttgatatgaaaaaataaaacaaaatcaagaAAGCGATTTGGAAATGAGTGATACAaacaatacaaaataatatatgtATGCATGCATATAATTTATACTTTTCTCTCTCCGAAAAGATCTATGATATAATATAATGGATGGTGATACAAAAAGGCACCGTCTCTTCGTACTTCATTCCTTGTAACTACAGGAAATAACAAAAACTGGTCCCTTATCCAAAGGTGTATTGCGGGAgacatattttgtaaattttgttgtgCCCTCACAACGGTAGACAATATTGAGAGCATTATCCACCGGTGATATTGTCAAAAGAATAgattcgtcatcatcatcaaagCCTTCACCTTCCAGAGAATCTGTATCACTTAGATCATCAGCACCCGGTTTTTGCGATGGATAAGCATTCGATGCTCCTGCATCGGTGTCAGGCGATAGGTACGTTATAACCGCAGCACCTTCAGATGCATTCAGATAATAGATTAAATCTAAGGTATTGTCTTCACACATGGCACCATCGCCCAGCACTGTGTAGTCTCCATGTGACCATCTTTGGATTTCTATTGTATACATGGGATTTGAAGCATTGTCACCGGACAAATCCAAATCCGTATAATCCCTTAACAGGCTAAACATTTCCTTATTGGAAAACAGCTCCATTATTTGTGCTAGAGTTTTTGAGGTGGTACTCAAGTCTAGAATTTCGAAGTTTTGGGCATTGGCCGGACCCTTTCTGGACCACTTAAGGGTGTCGTCGTTAAGTAATTGCTTCAAGGcctcttcgaaaatttccctgCGGAAAAATTCATATAGACAAATTTCTGAATTATCttctattcttttttgaatACTGCGTTTTGTTGTGGGTTTCAGATATACTTCATTTAACAAGCGGTTAACAGTGCATTCAGTAGTTGCTTCTACGGGGGGTTTGAATTTAAGCTTGGAAAAAGGTCTGAGCGCATCAGCTATTAAGTCCTCATTGGAAGCACCATGGAACCAGCCATTTATGGTTAATCGTGGATAATCAAAAGTGGTCACTTCGCCCACTTGATGAAATGATTTGGAACCAACCTTGAAGAAGGCAAATTGATTGTTTTTGGGCGATATTTTTCTTTGTACTGGAAAACGAGGTAAACATTTCTCATCACTGGAGAATATCTCCAGACAACCACCATGCTCTTCTGTCCATTCTTCATTACTCTCCCATGGCGATAAGTAATATATAAAGGCTACTTGGCGATCTTTCAGCAGATCATCATGCACTAATAGGTAGTCACCACATGTATACATTGAACAAGAAGCCGAAACGTAATCCAACTTTAGATTTGTGACTTTTTCCAACCAGGGCCTTACAGACCTTCTAagcatttgcaaaaaattcgccAAAAATCTACACTCAACCATGTTCGATAAGTCTGTACTTTGATAGAATTCGTAAAGGTCCATTTGTTTTCGAGACCAATGAACTTTTTTGACCATTTCTTCCATTAAGAGTTTACAACTGTCTTTATTCTCCAATAAACCTGGTAAAAGGCATATTTGAAATGGATCTGTATAGACCTCAACATTAGTTGTGCCATCTTTGTAGTCATCGAATTGTTCCGAAAACCattgtttttgtagttttgTGGCATATTCTTCAGACGTATAACATTGCCTCAATGATAAATCGATTGTTTGTGGTTCTCGACTTTGTCCCAGTTTAAGAATTTTGGGCGCCTGTGGTCCTTCATCGTTTGGTTCATTTTCTGTATGCCCATTGGTGTGACAACCGGTACTGTCGATATCTGCAACAAAGAGAACAATGAATATGGTTtcattattaacaaaaaatctaacaCATGCATACCTTATTTTAAGCAAGGAGAAGACATTACAatcttttcaattttattttaggaaACAACACTTGAAACACAAATTTGGAGTGAGGAAACTGATAGCATCTGTCATTAAAAGTCCTTAATCAAACAAAACATAAATGGACCACTAATCATATCACTAAACATGAAACATCAAATCGAATAACATAAGATCCATTGCCCATTAATTGCCAATAATAGTAAGCACATTTTAACCGGCTCATAGTATCTACCCATCCTTAATCTCAAATCTTATCAcattttagtagaaatttatgtatatttctGAATAATTCTCACACTCACCCTCTGCCGCATCTTCCTTGGTGGGGTCATGCCTTTTATCATCTGCTTTGACAGTGTCCATTTTCGAAGGATATTAGTGTTTCAAAAATCTTTCTTTCCTTTATTGTTTAGCAATTCAATTTTCCGTATAATGAATATGTTTTACTGCTGTTTTTATAAAGCTGACAATCAAAATGACAACATCTAACCTCAATGAAAACGCGGCGTATAACGCAAATGTCAACACCAATGCACCGTTCACACTATACTTTTATCAGTATATTACACGTATAGTGAGAAGGGCTCTTAGCAATgtacattagggctgttttcttttagcactggatatgctaagccgttaaggactaaaataaaacagagtactcgtttatccaggacatctccaaaaatatgcaacactgtcattagctgtttaaaaacaatcacagaaaagaagtgaaatcttgcatttttaatgtatgaaatgcttcaattagtaataaatatttactgctgcgattatttatgacactgtatcactttgaatttcatgtttttcgataaaatagtcacaataaattgctattgtgaatcgaagaagcgtcaccttatccaaatacaatctggcaacatcggcgcgacttgcactgatgagatgttctggatagaacaccagtgcaacgatgttctggatagcccatacaaatgttgcatccagtgcaaaaagaaaacagccctattatttCTTATGGATAGAGtacatttccataagaaattcatATCTATGCATTcattgttatcgattgtttaaatttttgccctcataaaaaaatacatggcagaactgtgttattggcacgcaaacgaaatttccgctaGGGTGCATACGAGTAAAGTTATGCTAAAAGACCGTTATGCAGCTCTTACGAAAATTTCTTTCGCGTACCAATAACTCAGTTTTAGAATttatttcttatgggagcaaaatacaaacaatcgataataacgcCTCACGGAATTTTCGTTAGCAAAAAAATAAAGGAAGGCATTTGTTATGGGTCCCGTAAATTTCGATAGATGTGTATATCGGCAATAAACATAACACGtttgaaatgcattgctatattTGCTAACGAAAAATCCGTGAGGAGCTATTAtcgattatttatattttgctcCCATAAGAAAAACATTGcaaaactgtgttattggcacccaaacgaaattttcacaagAGCCGCATACCGGGCTTTATAAGAGAAAATGTAAACATTCGATAATATCGCAATTGATGTCAATCGTATACACCTATCACAAATTTCCTTGTATTTCATATCGGCTAGAATGAAATATGCCCAACATTACTGAAAGATTTACCCACctctaaaaaatgtttgttgtccAAGTCCGGGATTGCGTGGAAGATGGACTTTACCACCACGCTTGTTCCTAGTGCCTCTCAGCCATgtacatttatttatatgtctCTAATTTGATGGTtccacataaaacaaaaaaaaaaaaactagttttggaacaaacattttgtacatAAGTGTACACTTTAGAAAATTACACTcataaaaagtctgctaaaacagcagtcgatgtttggtctagctcctaaatacgatcaccaAACATGTTGTCTGCTTTTATGCcttaatttgacaaatattcataattatattcaatatattgtttttattgtattgcGATAGCCCCTAATTAAACTTTTTACCACAACATGTTTCGATTAccatgatttaaaaaaatagacaatGTCATTTAAGCATGCAGTGTgtgtctactaacaaatttattttggtgtataCTTAGCTATAGCTGCAGAATTCGATCAGTATCTAGATGCCATagattattattttcaataaacgaaataattttggtattgttaTAAATGTTTCTTTATTAATAGACGTGTATATTtgttatttggtaaattttgtttgctaaaaGGCACTATGTTCGGATCAGTTTCTGAATtacttttaaattaaaagatGCAAATGCTTATAAATGGCATCAAGactagtaaataaataaaaaatctaagcAATATTGCAAGGATAATAATACATCAAAAGCGAATAGGACTTTTTTTTGCTGTTACAACAATAAATTAGTTATACAGTTATCAATACATCATAATAATACATTCAAATGAATATAGCTCGTTTAGAAAAATacgaattaaattttacatagCATGTTTATGGCCTCTGAGGGAGATTGTGGTAACTTTGTACTGAGTCCTTGTTCATAATATTTAACTCGATAAATATTCATATCATTATGGACTTTGTATTAAGTTGTTTAAGCTACTGATTATTAGTCACATCTAAAATTCCAACtgttacatttttgaaaaatattcatgaGTTTAGGTACAAAAAGGTAAATCACTTTTAAAGGTtaagatatgacaaaaaaagaTGAATTAAACATTATCTACAATATCGCAATAGCTTAAGCGTTTGTTTTGTTCGCTATTTGTTAAATCTGATGAGGTGTATATAGTATGCGATTCCTCTTGATTCATGAGTGATAACTGATAGGCTACCTCAAAAGCTTGACCTAAGGTTAATATGATTTCAGTAGCCAATTCctgtaaacaaacaaatattagcTAATGATtattaaaattcacaaaatccACTTACCAAACTATCAACCATAAAAACATGGCAATAATGAGTGTCCTTCTCCCTTGTGATATAGGCGAAATACCTCAAATCATCGTTATCTTGACTGACACAGTTTATATTCTCGATATCATGCACGCTTATGGTACTctgaaattattaattttatatttttattttataaccattcaaatttatttatttttattcagttCTTTGTGatagtgaacttctttcttattagtaagtgctacccgattccctgTTTAACTCAGTGAAAAGGGAAGAGCGAGGCTAGGATTTATCCTGCTATGTATCTCTAGCGGAAATTTTTGATACCCATAAACACAtcattgtaattataataaagattttaGTAAATAAATTTGCCAATTAATATTCTGTGGAGcattattatcgattttttacatTTCTCTCTCTTGCCAAAAAATTTCGTTTACATGCAGCTTTTTAGGCTTTTTTGCTATGTGCTTTGTATATGAGTGGGAATTTTAGATAGAAGATCCTATTGGACTTAAACACATATTTACAAATAATTTCGTCCCAGAAGGCTTATAAGCACATCTATAACAAATTACACACTCcaactttattatttttacatagTTTCATAACGCTCACCTTATTTTCAATGTCAATGAACCGAACTCCTGCATGCGACATAGCAATGCCAACTTTTAAACGTGTTTGTTGATtggtttctttcaaaattttagtggaaCAGTTGATATCCTCAATCAAACCATTCTCTGAATTGTTAAACTCCATCGGGGCAGGCGTCTCATCacgttttaatttttgtatagactTTCTTGTTGATACCGTACCGTGTAATTCTCGAATTACGGTAGAACCGAGgtactgaaaataaaataaaaaaaatgtgtcgttAAGTAGAATATATAATGCTTAACAGAAAAACGGATCTAAAACTTCAAGCACGAAATCGTTTCATTTGATTGAAAGTGTTTCAATCATGGAAATGTTATGATCAatcaaaaacttcaattaaaaaattaattgattcaataaaattttgtgattggtcattgttttaattaataatttgaaattttatttttatctattttttttctaatgccACATGTTATTTTTAGATGTTACAGTTTATACTTACAAAAACTTCGTATAGTAGATAGCCATATATCAAAGTATTCGGAGAGTGACACCAATTTGGATTGATATTCATTTGGTCCTCCGAAGATGTAGGTGGTGTTGGCGAACGTAGTAATAAATCGGCTGGTTTTCTTATTGTAAGGGTTTTCCTACGCAAGGTATTCGACAAAGTATAATTATTTTCATCATTTATTAAATTAGCCTCTTCCATCTTTGTATCGTCTTTGGCACCAGACACTTCATTTCCAATACTTTCAAAAATCGTATTGATCTCATCCCACACCTTACTTGCATCAAAATCAAATTCATTTTCGGCATTACGAATTGACTCATCATTACTTCTAGATTCTTTTTCACTATTTTCTGATACATGATCAACTTTGATAGAACGTTTTGCAGGCATTGGTTTAACAGATTTCACTAGACTTGGTGATCTCAAGCCACTCGGTGGCTCTTCTATAGCTTGTTGAGTTTTACACAAATCCTGTTCGCTGGCCGCTAAGTTCAAAGAGGATCCTTTAAAGAGACCAGCAAATGGTACATCACCCACAAATTCTTCGACACATTCTGAAACCCGCGAACTACTGAGTGAATCGAATTGTTCCTCTTCTGGTGGTTCCATTGCTTCCTCCCATATGAACGATTTCAAACTGCTGTAAAAGTGCGGATTACATTGGCGCTGCTGTTGCTGTATATTTAGCGATTTTCGTTTCAAACTTTTGTCGGGTGGAGGTTTGACAAATTCGAATATGGTTGTTTCTGCCTGTAGAGCAGATGGTGGTGGGCAATCTGGTGTTGGTGAATGTACAGACCTTTCTTTGCTTTGCCTGCGACTAGAGTTATTACTACCATTGCAGATGTCACCAAAACTACCTGGTCTAGATGTAGTTCTGCTGTAaatgttaaaataaacaataacttGTAGTGTATGTACAAAATATACCCTCTTATAAAGTTGAGTATGTGTGTCTATGTAGCATatctaatacaaacattgttgcATTATATTGGAGTCCCAATGATATAAATATATCCTTCTAAACAAACTactcaaatttggttaaagGCTCTTTAaactatgtatgtatgtgtttgtCGAATGGTATATGATCATCAAAACAACTCGAGTATGGGACATTCCACGTTTATTCAAGCGGCCGTAAGAGCTCATTTGATTTAGCACAGTGGTGTGATACGCTTCATTATCTGTCATGTCAACTGGGAATATTATGACTGGTAACAACAGAAATTGGTCGATaatattcgtcaaaattttcctacCCATTGGGAAATTTACCAATGTTTGCCAAACTAttctttttatattaatttaataaatgtttTTGCTTTTTAGCCGTTTTTTCTAGCAAATTTCATTGAGTTTAGATAAATTTATAACACTTACAAGAAATTATGTTATCAATTGttatacatttttgacacaataaTTTACCTCAATTAGCCTTTAAGGCTTCAAATTGCAAAtaaagataataataataataattgttaaattaaatttaaataaaatgagaTAAACACTactaaacttttaaaaatgttatcttcaatgattcaatagaaaatctgatgaaattggaaaatacattaaaatagCAGAACATAAGTTGCATTTAGAGGAACAGTATTGCGAaatcatatataaaatattcaaaaatcctataaaaaatatcataatCAAATAGGCGTTTTTGCGAATTTAGGCATTACATGAGCAATAATTGTCCGCATTTTACGTTCTTTGTCATGCTTTGGTTATTGAAATAGAgaacaatatatttttattttaaacaaatttataattaaatcagATGGTACTaagaataaattaaaagttaTGCCCAATTAGCATAAATATCCATTGCTATACTAACTTACATTCCACTAATTTCATCATTATTATCGAGCTGAACAGTATCCTTAAGTAAATGCGTATCCTTTGGAGCGTAATTAATATTACTATTTATATTTGCATAATCGCCATACTCCATATTCCCCCTGGGACTTGGTAATGGGGTTTCATGCCTCTGCAATTGATGCCATAGTGGTGATGCTACTTTAACTATTGGTGTACTTGGAGAATTGCATGCACTTGCATTGGGTAGCTTCATCTCAACATACTCATCGACACATTGATATTGTGTTGAGCTTTTTATGGCCTGGTCATCAACTATTAAAAGCAAACAAGTAAGAATTTACGTTTGTACGCAAATTGAATACCTACTTTTCGAACTACTTGACAAATTGGGGAAAAGTTTATCGCCTGTATTATTAACACCAAGCCGTCTATGTAATAATTTTGGTGTATAGACAGGCTTATATTCTAGTAGATTATCTGTTGAAGAACGATTACTATCAGCTTTAGAATATAATATGGGTTCCATAGGTGTATAGCGTTCCGTAGAAATTTGACGCTCCAAAAATCTTTGAAAGAATATAGAAGTTTCGTcgataaatacaatttatttaaactttgtcaaatatgAAACACACACGTTTGATGAACCGACCGTATGAATATGGTAAAAACGTACACACACGTAAGACACAACACATAGGAAAAGTTATTCACAATATACATATAAAGCGTTTATAATGAAATCCTTAAATAGTTTACATAACATCCATAATTCTTATCATTTAAAGATGGGTATGAATCTCTCGAAAACTTCGTTTGAACGCTTGcgtttttcatggaaataatatataaaaaaatatgttacaaaCCTAGGAATAGTTTGTAGTCACGAATACTGTAAGAGCAACAtattttctcagaaaaaaaccaaaataccaACCaagatatttccaattaaaaaattgattgaagttgaagatttttttcaattaataaattaattgatataattaacttttaatcaagataAAAACATCACgttaattaagacaaaattttaaaaattttaattaaaaaattaattgacacaattaacttttaatcaaacttgAAAGActaaccctacgggaaattggtgcaaattgccactgacggacctatcacaggactggtaccggtgatcCAGTTTGTCACAGTTTTCAAATAGTCATAACttaatgatttccatactcacttgatataaaaatcttattggatctacacatttagtgaagtagaattaccagaataacctattgttcaatatattttaaagattcggataaccaaagatttcattagcaaatttctattaattttttcattgattcattaaaaatttaattgatgttgattgcaaaactgaattaattttttaattaaaaaaggtaaatattttcaattactttctgaattgccttagttttttttttggaataataattgattgtttgaaatacatttttaattataaaataaaaaaatgttcatcacttttttaactgacttagttagtcttccgaatttgattaaaaatttaattgtatcaattatttttttaattaaaaattttaaaatgtatcatttacttaattaacttaatgtttctatcttgattgaaaagttaattgtatcaattaatatattaattgaaaacattttcaactgcagttaactttttaattggaaatattttggttatatttttttctgtgcaggacGTGTCCTAAGGAACGAGTCCAAGcgtctaaagtgtaaatttactccgtcaatgacaaacccatgttaaagtgaccggtccctttcatatgtcttgaccagaactagaTCTAGTCCATGCAcatcagggactagtcctgtaccggtcctgtggttgatccatttcccgtagggaagttattaaaaaagtgatggaattttttttttaaaatttgaaaaaaaaatatttcaaacattcaattttttaatcaaacgaaaaacactaacggccattttcatgtagctccgttaggctttaactactacacacaaaaaattaatttttaattgaaatgtcttcaatcacagaaatgatagtatcaattaaaaaattaattgaaggtcaattaaaaagttaattgatccaattaaaaaattaattgatattattatttttgtgattgatttttgtttcaattaaaaaatttgttgaatcaattaaatttttaattgaatattttttaaaactcaattaaaattttaattggaaaaattttcgtgaaatttttttgtgtgtagttaacagaaagtaaattgcaaatgtcttctctccggttaactttaactgaaaaattttcggcagttaaGGTCCTAACTGACATATGAAATATATAGGAAAGATGACAActatgtccataatacggtttaaaatttcgttagttaacggagcactaacggagcttcatgaaaatgggggtaagtcagttaagaaagtaattgaaaatatttacgtttttaatgaaaaaattaattgagttttgcaatgaacatcaattaaaattttaattgaatcaattacaaaaatagttgaaatttgccaattaaatcaattagtatttttttaatgtccaattaaaacggtgattgatactatcattttcgtgattgaagacatttcaatttaaaaattaattggatcaattaatttcgtgat contains these protein-coding regions:
- the LOC142222081 gene encoding uncharacterized protein LOC142222081 isoform X1, whose product is MGKCHDLLEAARCGNINVVGKLLEQYAKKGGPLSSFRRSPSINGQDVNGYTPLHHACLNGHTEIVRLLLAHDAAIDVPDIRGSTPLYLASWAGHQEIVKMLLMHPLRPANPNAQTSENETALHCAAQHGHNAVVAILLAYGADPTIRNNSFQTALDLASHYGRLQVVQILIRTHPELIEPFRVYDEMQAIENGHSPPYTITPTKHIYTHSCLHLAARNGHKKVVETLLAAGVDVNILTNSGSALHEAALCGKKSVVCTLLRSGIDPYAVDGNGRTALDILKDYPPHVTYEIVTIINDFCQDSNKMKNQSHFMTIKDVNDNTTMSNYEQESLVPDNNGTPDPQSFESHAITTKFLERQISTERYTPMEPILYSKADSNRSSTDNLLEYKPVYTPKLLHRRLGVNNTGDKLFPNLSSSSKIDDQAIKSSTQYQCVDEYVEMKLPNASACNSPSTPIVKVASPLWHQLQRHETPLPSPRGNMEYGDYANINSNINYAPKDTHLLKDTVQLDNNDEISGIRTTSRPGSFGDICNGSNNSSRRQSKERSVHSPTPDCPPPSALQAETTIFEFVKPPPDKSLKRKSLNIQQQQRQCNPHFYSSLKSFIWEEAMEPPEEEQFDSLSSSRVSECVEEFVGDVPFAGLFKGSSLNLAASEQDLCKTQQAIEEPPSGLRSPSLVKSVKPMPAKRSIKVDHVSENSEKESRSNDESIRNAENEFDFDASKVWDEINTIFESIGNEVSGAKDDTKMEEANLINDENNYTLSNTLRRKTLTIRKPADLLLRSPTPPTSSEDQMNINPNWCHSPNTLIYGYLLYEVFYLGSTVIRELHGTVSTRKSIQKLKRDETPAPMEFNNSENGLIEDINCSTKILKETNQQTRLKVGIAMSHAGVRFIDIENKSTISVHDIENINCVSQDNDDLRYFAYITREKDTHYCHVFMVDSLELATEIILTLGQAFEVAYQLSLMNQEESHTIYTSSDLTNSEQNKRLSYCDIVDNV
- the LOC142222081 gene encoding ankyrin repeat and sterile alpha motif domain-containing protein 1B isoform X2, with product MGKCHDLLEAARCGNINVVGKLLEQYAKKGGPLSSFRRSPSINGQDVNGYTPLHHACLNGHTEIVRLLLAHDAAIDVPDIRGSTPLYLASWAGHQEIVKMLLMHPLRPANPNAQTSENETALHCAAQHGHNAVVAILLAYGADPTIRNNSFQTALDLASHYGRLQVVQILIRTHPELIEPFRVYDEMQAIENGHSPPYTITPTKHIYTHSCLHLAARNGHKKVVETLLAAGVDVNILTNSGSALHEAALCGKKSVVCTLLRSGIDPYAVDGNGRTALDILKDYPPHVTYEIVTIINDFCQDSNKMKNQSHFMTIKDVNDNTTMSNYEQESLVPDNNGTPDPQSFESHAITTKFLERQISTERYTPMEPILYSKADSNRSSTDNLLEYKPVYTPKLLHRRLGVNNTGDKLFPNLSSSSKIDDQAIKSSTQYQCVDEYVEMKLPNASACNSPSTPIVKVASPLWHQLQRHETPLPSPRGNMEYGDYANINSNINYAPKDTHLLKDTVQLDNNDEISGITTSRPGSFGDICNGSNNSSRRQSKERSVHSPTPDCPPPSALQAETTIFEFVKPPPDKSLKRKSLNIQQQQRQCNPHFYSSLKSFIWEEAMEPPEEEQFDSLSSSRVSECVEEFVGDVPFAGLFKGSSLNLAASEQDLCKTQQAIEEPPSGLRSPSLVKSVKPMPAKRSIKVDHVSENSEKESRSNDESIRNAENEFDFDASKVWDEINTIFESIGNEVSGAKDDTKMEEANLINDENNYTLSNTLRRKTLTIRKPADLLLRSPTPPTSSEDQMNINPNWCHSPNTLIYGYLLYEVFYLGSTVIRELHGTVSTRKSIQKLKRDETPAPMEFNNSENGLIEDINCSTKILKETNQQTRLKVGIAMSHAGVRFIDIENKSTISVHDIENINCVSQDNDDLRYFAYITREKDTHYCHVFMVDSLELATEIILTLGQAFEVAYQLSLMNQEESHTIYTSSDLTNSEQNKRLSYCDIVDNV
- the LOC142222081 gene encoding uncharacterized protein LOC142222081 isoform X3, translating into MGKCHDLLEAARCGNINVVGKLLEQYAKKGGPLSSFRRSPSINGQDVNGYTPLHHACLNGHTEIVRLLLAHDAAIDVPDIRGSTPLYLASWAGHQEIVKMLLMHPLRPANPNAQTSENETALHCAAQHGHNAVVAILLAYGADPTIRNNSFQTALDLASHYGRLQVVQILIRTHPELIEPFRVYDEMQAIENGHSPPYTITPTKHIYTHSCLHLAARNGHKKVVETLLAAGVDVNILTNSGSALHEAALCGKKSVVCTLLRSGIDPYAVDGNGRTALDILKDYPPHVTYEIVTIINDFCQDSNKMKNQSHFMTIKDVNDNTTMSNYEQESLVPDNNGTPDPQSFESHAITTNRTTSRPGSFGDICNGSNNSSRRQSKERSVHSPTPDCPPPSALQAETTIFEFVKPPPDKSLKRKSLNIQQQQRQCNPHFYSSLKSFIWEEAMEPPEEEQFDSLSSSRVSECVEEFVGDVPFAGLFKGSSLNLAASEQDLCKTQQAIEEPPSGLRSPSLVKSVKPMPAKRSIKVDHVSENSEKESRSNDESIRNAENEFDFDASKVWDEINTIFESIGNEVSGAKDDTKMEEANLINDENNYTLSNTLRRKTLTIRKPADLLLRSPTPPTSSEDQMNINPNWCHSPNTLIYGYLLYEVFYLGSTVIRELHGTVSTRKSIQKLKRDETPAPMEFNNSENGLIEDINCSTKILKETNQQTRLKVGIAMSHAGVRFIDIENKSTISVHDIENINCVSQDNDDLRYFAYITREKDTHYCHVFMVDSLELATEIILTLGQAFEVAYQLSLMNQEESHTIYTSSDLTNSEQNKRLSYCDIVDNV